The following are from one region of the Paenibacillus bovis genome:
- a CDS encoding histidine kinase: protein MSTFRRKTPEELLQMIAKLHHGKLKVYIGAVSGSGKTYHMLRDGQLLKQEGIDVAMCAVSTLRRPETVQQLGDLERIASIHWSRTEDDGQQTEQKDLNIEQIVSRNPEVLLVDHLAHRNRPEAKYATRWEDIQYLLQHGISIMVTVNVYELEGVAELARQYIGREVKCTVPANVLEQADEVRLIDVTPEVILQRYFAGHLNNSADRDYFERGNLAVLRELALRTVAEGVGGTLEKHRAEQGLTGPTGIAERIMVSAQYHWNGSIYIRRGQQIARRLSGDLLVVSFRNSNRKLTREEQTFKSAFQELTRQIGGVFEEVPIRSRRMLPRQMVHYAREHQVTRIVLGHSRQNRWQEIINRSVINGLLLYTRDIDIFLMADRAEQEGERILPARTGAVKRNEVYRRLPSEEIERKIDQIKRGTFKVYVGAAPGVGKTYTMLREGNELLRQGIDVVIGLLETHGRQETAAQSATLPMIPKCKIAYGDRQLEEMDLDAVLARNPEVALIDELAHTNVPGSRNSKRYEDIRELLEAGISVISTVNIQHLESLNDAVEQITGIRVRETVPDSILHLADEVELIDVTPQTLQQRLEEGKIYAAAKVEQAMNHFFKLGNLIALRELALREVADDVDDRLESWERIDSLRGPWHREEIIFVGVKLDHEAERLIRRGFRIAYRLKARLIVTYIHMGSPQSLTGESALKADKFDKLTTRLGGEFNIQYEPGCKGLTHLARVINEEAQKHQATQMLLGQSSTPRWKRWGKESILRKVLRYARNMDILVVADRD, encoded by the coding sequence ATGAGCACCTTTCGGCGCAAGACACCGGAAGAGCTGCTGCAAATGATCGCCAAGCTGCATCATGGCAAACTCAAAGTCTATATCGGAGCCGTCAGCGGCTCCGGTAAGACTTATCATATGCTGCGGGACGGTCAACTGCTCAAGCAGGAAGGAATCGATGTGGCAATGTGTGCCGTATCTACACTTCGCCGACCCGAGACCGTGCAGCAGCTGGGAGACCTGGAGCGAATCGCGAGTATTCACTGGAGCAGGACAGAGGATGATGGACAGCAGACCGAGCAAAAGGATCTGAATATTGAACAAATCGTCAGCCGCAATCCGGAAGTGCTGCTGGTGGATCATCTTGCCCATCGCAATCGGCCGGAAGCCAAATATGCTACGCGGTGGGAAGATATTCAGTATTTACTGCAGCATGGTATCAGTATCATGGTTACGGTCAATGTGTATGAGCTGGAGGGAGTAGCAGAGCTGGCACGGCAGTATATTGGTCGTGAAGTCAAATGTACGGTCCCTGCCAATGTACTGGAGCAGGCGGATGAAGTTCGTCTGATTGATGTAACGCCGGAGGTAATCCTCCAGCGTTATTTTGCCGGTCATTTGAATAACAGTGCTGACCGCGATTATTTTGAGCGTGGTAATCTGGCTGTCCTGCGTGAACTGGCACTGCGTACGGTAGCCGAAGGGGTAGGCGGTACCCTGGAAAAGCATCGTGCCGAGCAGGGATTGACCGGGCCGACCGGTATTGCAGAACGAATCATGGTTTCGGCCCAATATCATTGGAACGGATCGATCTATATCCGGCGGGGACAGCAGATTGCCAGACGACTTAGCGGCGATCTGCTTGTCGTTTCCTTTCGTAATTCCAACCGCAAGCTGACGAGAGAAGAGCAGACATTCAAAAGTGCATTTCAGGAGCTTACCCGGCAGATCGGCGGCGTTTTCGAGGAAGTTCCGATTCGTTCGCGGCGGATGCTGCCCAGACAGATGGTGCACTATGCCCGCGAACATCAGGTTACCCGTATCGTGCTGGGACATTCACGTCAGAACCGCTGGCAGGAAATAATAAACCGGTCTGTAATTAACGGTCTGCTGCTGTATACACGGGATATCGATATTTTCCTAATGGCAGATCGTGCCGAGCAGGAGGGAGAGCGTATTCTGCCAGCCCGTACCGGCGCAGTCAAAAGAAACGAGGTCTACCGGCGTCTACCTTCCGAAGAAATCGAACGGAAAATCGATCAGATCAAACGAGGAACATTCAAAGTTTATGTAGGTGCAGCCCCAGGTGTAGGCAAAACGTATACGATGCTGCGAGAAGGCAATGAGCTGCTGAGACAGGGGATTGATGTAGTCATTGGATTGCTGGAGACGCATGGACGACAGGAGACGGCTGCCCAATCAGCTACACTGCCGATGATTCCCAAATGCAAAATCGCCTATGGCGATCGACAGCTGGAAGAAATGGATCTTGATGCGGTACTTGCACGTAATCCCGAAGTGGCACTGATTGATGAACTTGCCCATACAAATGTACCGGGAAGCCGTAACAGCAAGCGGTATGAGGATATCAGGGAATTGCTGGAAGCAGGAATCTCGGTTATTTCCACTGTAAATATTCAGCATCTGGAAAGTCTCAATGATGCTGTTGAACAGATCACCGGAATCCGCGTCCGTGAGACCGTTCCCGATTCGATTCTGCATCTGGCAGACGAAGTTGAGTTGATTGATGTGACGCCGCAGACCTTGCAGCAGCGGCTGGAAGAAGGCAAAATCTATGCAGCTGCCAAAGTAGAGCAGGCGATGAATCATTTTTTCAAACTGGGCAATCTGATTGCACTACGCGAGCTGGCACTGCGTGAAGTTGCCGATGATGTAGATGATCGTCTCGAATCCTGGGAACGCATAGACTCCTTGCGCGGGCCATGGCATCGTGAGGAAATTATATTCGTCGGAGTCAAGCTGGATCATGAAGCGGAACGACTGATCCGAAGAGGATTCCGTATTGCCTATCGGCTAAAAGCCCGGCTGATCGTTACGTACATTCATATGGGAAGCCCGCAGTCATTGACCGGAGAGTCTGCTCTCAAAGCAGACAAGTTCGACAAGCTGACTACACGGCTCGGCGGTGAATTCAATATTCAGTACGAACCTGGTTGTAAAGGGCTGACGCATCTGGCGCGCGTTATTAACGAAGAGGCCCAAAAGCATCAGGCTACGCAAATGCTTCTGGGCCAATCCAGTACCCCCCGCTGGAAACGATGGGGTAAAGAGTCTATTTTACGAAAAGTGCTTCGTTATGCGCGTAATATGGATATTTTGGTCGTAGCCGACAGAGATTAA